A single genomic interval of Saccharothrix saharensis harbors:
- a CDS encoding glycosyltransferase family 2 protein → MSVAFVTYVLLIVVPYLRYEPRPVGRAADFEWHFLVPCRDEEAVIGETVRYLREAFPGAHVWVIDDDSDDGTARVVRGFRDDRNVHLVQRRRPHARTGKGDALNDAYRTLKLWMGRHADASRAVVVVVDADGRPARNCLDVCAAGHLFGDPAIGAVQVDVRMVNAGTRQEGVPRWRGVLGGLLVRMQDLEFRTAIAAIQLSRGVAGTISMGGNGQFTRLSALDSIAGPGGRPWRGSLLEDFELGVHLLTAGWRTGFSLDAHVHQEGLYSLRRFLAQRTRWGQGTMQCLRYVRRIWASSHLSTLGAAEMLYYLAQPWMQLLGTLVYPVPLLLLGHRAVTAPGEVWAWFVEGAWILFAVYGMFGLLPFVLWGPVYKIRCAPSIGWARATGYGFVYAIYIYTFYITSWRAVVRLARGRNGWAKTRRNTERVTGDVALDH, encoded by the coding sequence ATGAGCGTGGCGTTCGTGACGTACGTGCTGCTGATCGTCGTGCCCTACCTGCGGTACGAGCCGCGACCGGTCGGGCGGGCCGCCGACTTCGAGTGGCACTTCCTGGTGCCGTGCCGGGACGAGGAAGCCGTCATCGGCGAGACGGTCCGGTACCTGCGGGAGGCGTTCCCGGGCGCGCACGTGTGGGTGATCGACGACGACTCCGACGACGGCACGGCGCGGGTCGTGCGCGGGTTCCGCGACGACCGGAACGTCCACCTCGTGCAGCGGCGGCGGCCGCACGCGCGGACCGGCAAGGGAGACGCGCTCAACGACGCGTACCGCACGCTGAAGCTGTGGATGGGGCGGCACGCGGACGCCAGCCGGGCGGTGGTGGTCGTGGTGGACGCCGACGGGCGGCCCGCGCGGAACTGCCTGGACGTGTGCGCGGCGGGGCACCTGTTCGGCGACCCGGCGATCGGCGCGGTGCAGGTGGACGTGCGGATGGTCAACGCGGGCACGCGGCAGGAGGGCGTGCCGCGGTGGCGCGGGGTCCTCGGTGGCCTGCTGGTGCGGATGCAGGACCTGGAGTTCCGGACCGCGATCGCGGCGATCCAGCTCTCCCGGGGTGTGGCCGGGACGATCTCCATGGGCGGGAACGGGCAGTTCACCCGGTTGTCGGCGCTGGACTCGATCGCGGGGCCGGGCGGGCGGCCGTGGCGCGGGTCGTTGTTGGAGGACTTCGAGCTCGGGGTGCACCTGTTGACGGCGGGGTGGCGCACCGGGTTCAGCCTGGACGCGCACGTGCACCAGGAAGGGCTCTACAGCCTGCGGCGGTTCCTGGCGCAGCGCACCCGGTGGGGGCAGGGGACCATGCAGTGCCTGCGGTACGTGCGGCGGATCTGGGCGTCGTCGCACCTGTCGACGCTGGGCGCGGCGGAGATGCTGTACTACCTGGCCCAGCCGTGGATGCAGTTGCTGGGCACGCTCGTCTACCCCGTCCCGCTGCTCCTCCTGGGTCACCGCGCCGTGACCGCGCCGGGTGAGGTGTGGGCGTGGTTCGTCGAGGGCGCGTGGATCCTGTTCGCCGTGTACGGGATGTTCGGCCTGCTGCCGTTCGTGCTGTGGGGGCCGGTGTACAAGATCCGGTGTGCGCCCTCGATCGGCTGGGCGCGGGCGACCGGCTACGGGTTCGTGTACGCGATCTACATCTACACGTTCTACATCACGTCGTGGCGGGCGGTGGTCCGGCTGGCCCGCGGCCGCAACGGGTGGGCGAAGACGCGCCGCAACACCGAGCGGGTCACCGGTGACGTCGCACTGGACCACTAG
- a CDS encoding biotin transporter BioY, with protein MSVLAVPGRRAVLADLVPGALARDIALVVAGAGLTGLAAQVALPVPGSPVPITGQTFAALLVGAALGWQRGGASMVLYLIAGVAGVPWFQGGSSGTPASLGYVVGFVLAGALVGHLAARGGDRTPLRTAGTMVVGNLAIYACGVPWLMAAAGVGFGKALQLGVTPFLLGDALKIALAAGLLPATWALVNRK; from the coding sequence GTGTCCGTCCTCGCCGTTCCCGGCCGTCGCGCGGTGCTCGCCGACCTGGTCCCGGGTGCTCTCGCGCGTGACATCGCCCTGGTCGTCGCGGGCGCCGGGTTGACCGGCCTGGCCGCCCAGGTCGCGTTGCCGGTGCCGGGCAGCCCCGTGCCGATCACCGGCCAGACGTTCGCCGCCCTGCTGGTGGGCGCGGCGCTGGGCTGGCAGCGCGGCGGCGCGTCGATGGTGCTGTACCTGATCGCCGGCGTGGCCGGTGTGCCGTGGTTCCAGGGCGGTTCGTCGGGCACGCCCGCGTCGCTCGGGTACGTAGTCGGCTTCGTGCTCGCCGGCGCGCTGGTCGGCCACCTCGCCGCCCGCGGTGGCGACCGGACGCCGTTGCGGACCGCCGGCACGATGGTCGTCGGCAACCTGGCGATCTACGCGTGCGGCGTGCCGTGGCTGATGGCCGCCGCCGGTGTCGGCTTCGGCAAGGCGCTGCAACTGGGCGTGACCCCGTTCCTGCTGGGTGACGCGCTGAAGATCGCCCTGGCCGCCGGCCTCCTACCCGCCACCTGGGCCCTGGTCAACCGCAAGTAA
- a CDS encoding ATP-dependent DNA helicase produces the protein MAEAVERAIRTGEHLAVQAGTGTGKSLAYLVPSLRHAVAEESTVVISTATIALQRQLVDRDLPRLAKALRKELGREPRFAILKGRRNYLCMHRLHTGAPDEPEDAGLFDPFAVSKMGREVKRLHEWSSDTETGDRDELVPGVTDQAWRQVSVTARECLGVNKCPIGVDCFAEKARAEAGRADVVVTNHAMLAVDALEGYQVLPDHDVVVIDEAHDLVDRVTSVATEELSASLVATAARRCGRLIDQGVADRMAEASDGLAMILEELPPGRLDSLPQALAGALRATKDAAHACITSLGPERKEDVDGATSRKLALSLLDDVHDCAARILGAFDEDHDVVWVSGDFADRNKPPSLRVAPLGVGGLLRERLFGKRTTVLTSATLTLGGTFDTLARQWGLPAASGARKAEGTATDKEPPSDVSGPRWTGLDVGSPFEHGSSGILYVARHLPPPGRDGLPPSYVDEIEGLVNAAGGRTLGLFSSMRAAKAAAEALRGKVDHPVLCQGDDATGQLVKRFAEDVRTCLFGTLSLWQGVDVPGPSLSLVVMDRIPFPRPDDPLASARQKAVESRGGNGFLTVAATHAALLLAQGAGRLLRSMNDKGVVAILDPRLATARYGGFLRASLPPFWTTYDPEVVRAALKRLDATNN, from the coding sequence ATGGCCGAGGCCGTCGAACGGGCGATCCGGACCGGCGAGCACCTGGCCGTGCAGGCGGGCACCGGCACCGGCAAGTCGCTGGCCTACCTGGTGCCGTCGCTGCGGCACGCCGTCGCCGAGGAGTCGACGGTCGTCATCTCCACCGCGACGATCGCCCTGCAACGCCAGCTCGTCGACCGCGACCTGCCGCGACTGGCCAAGGCGTTGCGCAAGGAACTGGGGCGCGAGCCGCGGTTCGCCATCCTCAAGGGCCGCCGCAACTACCTGTGCATGCACCGCCTGCACACCGGCGCGCCGGACGAGCCGGAGGACGCGGGCCTGTTCGACCCGTTCGCCGTGTCCAAGATGGGCCGCGAGGTCAAGCGGCTGCACGAGTGGTCGTCCGACACCGAGACCGGTGACCGCGACGAGCTCGTCCCCGGCGTCACGGACCAGGCGTGGCGGCAGGTCTCGGTGACCGCGCGCGAGTGCCTGGGCGTGAACAAGTGCCCGATCGGCGTCGACTGCTTCGCCGAGAAAGCGCGCGCCGAAGCGGGCCGGGCCGACGTCGTGGTCACCAACCACGCGATGCTCGCCGTGGACGCGCTGGAGGGCTACCAGGTCCTGCCCGACCACGACGTGGTCGTGATCGACGAGGCGCACGACCTGGTCGACCGCGTCACGTCGGTGGCCACGGAGGAGCTGAGCGCGTCCCTGGTCGCCACGGCCGCGCGGCGCTGCGGGCGGCTCATCGACCAGGGCGTGGCCGACCGGATGGCCGAGGCGAGCGACGGTCTGGCGATGATCCTGGAGGAGCTGCCGCCGGGGCGGCTCGACAGCCTGCCCCAGGCGTTGGCGGGCGCGTTGCGCGCGACGAAGGACGCGGCGCACGCGTGCATCACGTCGTTGGGGCCGGAGCGCAAGGAGGACGTCGACGGGGCGACGTCGCGGAAGTTGGCGCTCTCGCTGCTGGACGACGTGCACGACTGCGCGGCGCGGATCCTGGGAGCTTTCGACGAGGACCACGACGTGGTCTGGGTGTCGGGTGACTTCGCGGACCGGAACAAGCCGCCGTCGTTGCGGGTCGCGCCGTTGGGTGTCGGTGGGTTGCTGCGGGAGCGGTTGTTCGGGAAGCGGACCACGGTCCTGACGTCGGCGACGTTGACGTTGGGCGGGACGTTCGACACGTTGGCGCGGCAGTGGGGGCTGCCGGCCGCGTCCGGGGCGCGCAAGGCCGAGGGGACGGCGACGGACAAGGAGCCGCCGTCGGACGTGAGCGGACCGCGGTGGACCGGGTTGGACGTCGGGTCGCCGTTCGAGCACGGCAGCAGCGGGATCCTGTACGTGGCGCGGCACCTGCCGCCGCCGGGGCGCGACGGGCTGCCACCGTCCTATGTGGACGAGATCGAGGGTCTGGTCAACGCGGCGGGTGGACGCACGTTGGGCCTGTTCTCGTCGATGCGTGCGGCGAAGGCGGCGGCGGAGGCGTTGCGGGGCAAGGTGGACCACCCCGTGCTGTGCCAGGGTGACGATGCCACGGGGCAGTTGGTGAAGCGGTTCGCCGAGGACGTGCGGACGTGCCTGTTCGGCACCTTGTCGTTGTGGCAGGGCGTGGACGTGCCGGGGCCGTCGCTGTCGCTGGTGGTGATGGACCGCATCCCGTTCCCGCGGCCGGACGACCCGTTGGCGTCGGCCCGGCAGAAGGCCGTGGAGTCGCGTGGCGGCAACGGTTTCCTCACCGTGGCGGCGACGCACGCGGCGTTGCTGCTGGCCCAGGGCGCGGGGCGGCTGCTGCGTTCGATGAACGACAAGGGCGTGGTGGCGATCCTCGACCCGCGCTTGGCGACGGCCCGTTACGGCGGGTTCCTGCGTGCCTCGCTGCCGCCGTTCTGGACGACGTACGACCCGGAGGTCGTGCGGGCGGCGCTCAAGCGGCTCGACGCGACCAACAACTGA
- a CDS encoding phospholipase D-like domain-containing protein, whose translation MSLLDVLDAKLGDGLESLLCAHHARRLRKLGWGSAFAGEDGRWTPRRPVRDGNQVEVLVDGHEVLPAIASAIASAKKSVHLAGWCASPDFRLTREPGSPTLRDLLASAASRVPVRVLLWAGPPVPMFEPTRKRVLASKREFTRDSAVRCEIDARERTLHCHHEKIVIVDDEVAFVGGMDLTAVEGDRHDTAEHPPREPLGWHDIGTRLRGPIVADVAEHFRSRWQEIAGEELPEVSPPAPVGSSSAQLVRTIPERTYDFCPRGEFSLLDSYLRALRSAERLVYVENQFLWSPEITEVLLSKLREPPHPDFRVVLVLPRKPSNGADTTRGQLGRLLDADDGNHRLVAATLSSHDGVTSSSVYVHAKLAIVDDRWLSIGSANLNEHSLFNDTEVNVVTDDPAVARDTRLRLWSEHLQRPISTITGPAHEVVDTLWRPTLTAPGEHRLTALPGVSRRAGRLQGPLRGLLVDG comes from the coding sequence GTGAGCCTGTTGGACGTGCTCGACGCCAAGCTCGGGGACGGGCTGGAGAGCCTGCTGTGCGCGCACCACGCGAGACGGCTGCGCAAGCTGGGGTGGGGTTCGGCGTTCGCCGGCGAGGACGGCCGGTGGACGCCGCGGCGGCCGGTGCGCGACGGCAACCAGGTCGAGGTGCTGGTGGACGGGCACGAGGTGCTGCCCGCCATCGCGTCGGCGATCGCGTCGGCGAAGAAGTCCGTGCACCTGGCGGGGTGGTGCGCGAGCCCGGACTTCCGGCTGACCCGGGAACCGGGCTCGCCGACGTTGCGCGACCTGCTGGCGTCGGCCGCGTCCCGGGTGCCCGTGCGGGTGCTGCTGTGGGCGGGGCCGCCGGTGCCGATGTTCGAGCCGACGCGCAAGCGGGTGCTGGCGAGCAAGCGCGAGTTCACCCGGGACAGCGCGGTGCGGTGCGAGATCGACGCGCGCGAGCGCACGTTGCACTGCCACCACGAGAAGATCGTCATCGTGGACGACGAGGTGGCGTTCGTCGGCGGCATGGACCTGACCGCCGTGGAGGGCGACCGCCACGACACCGCCGAGCACCCGCCGCGCGAGCCGCTGGGCTGGCACGACATCGGGACGCGCCTGCGCGGCCCGATCGTCGCCGACGTGGCCGAGCACTTCCGCAGCCGCTGGCAGGAGATCGCGGGCGAGGAGCTGCCGGAGGTGTCCCCGCCCGCTCCGGTCGGGTCGTCCTCGGCGCAGCTCGTGCGGACGATCCCGGAGCGCACCTACGACTTCTGCCCGCGCGGCGAGTTCAGCCTGCTCGACTCCTACCTGCGCGCCCTGCGCTCGGCGGAGCGCCTGGTCTACGTCGAGAACCAGTTCCTGTGGTCACCGGAGATCACGGAGGTCCTGCTCTCGAAGCTCCGCGAGCCACCGCACCCGGACTTCCGGGTCGTGCTGGTCCTCCCGCGCAAGCCGAGCAACGGCGCGGACACCACCCGCGGCCAGCTCGGTCGGCTGCTGGACGCCGACGACGGCAACCACCGCCTGGTCGCCGCCACCCTGTCCTCGCACGACGGCGTGACGTCGTCGTCGGTCTACGTGCACGCCAAGCTGGCCATCGTGGACGACCGGTGGCTGAGCATCGGCTCGGCCAACCTGAACGAGCACTCGCTGTTCAACGACACGGAGGTCAACGTCGTCACCGACGACCCCGCCGTGGCCCGCGACACCCGCCTGCGCCTGTGGTCGGAACACCTGCAACGCCCGATCTCCACCATCACCGGCCCCGCCCACGAGGTCGTGGACACCCTCTGGCGCCCGACCCTGACCGCCCCGGGCGAGCACCGCCTGACCGCCCTCCCGGGCGTCTCCCGCCGCGCCGGCCGCCTCCAAGGCCCGCTGCGCGGCCTCCTCGTCGACGGCTGA
- a CDS encoding peptidyl-tRNA hydrolase, which yields MLVDRHYATDEEDPASVRAMPVVLRIERSAPPSRTDVLEAAAAAAIAVCLDDRALPGGEWHDELVAWVRGRIRKVTRRARGAHWEAVQALPGVTITVGSASVRAFVPGRVVDLPKELSRLQISGSELPPDEPGPVPAGVPELWLNPRVEMTAGKAAAQVGHASMLLAPHLSDAELEEWAALDHRCAVRTPSTGDWDALVARPGVVLVRDAGYTEVAPGTATVAVNRRFD from the coding sequence ATGCTGGTGGACCGGCACTACGCGACCGACGAGGAGGATCCGGCGTCGGTGCGGGCCATGCCGGTGGTGCTGCGGATCGAGCGGTCCGCGCCGCCGTCGAGGACCGACGTGCTGGAGGCGGCCGCGGCGGCGGCCATCGCGGTGTGCCTGGACGACCGCGCGTTGCCGGGCGGTGAGTGGCACGACGAACTGGTGGCGTGGGTGCGCGGGCGCATCCGGAAGGTGACCAGGCGGGCGCGCGGCGCGCACTGGGAGGCCGTGCAGGCGTTGCCGGGCGTCACGATCACGGTCGGCAGCGCGTCGGTGCGGGCGTTCGTGCCGGGGCGGGTGGTGGACCTGCCCAAGGAGCTGAGCCGGTTGCAGATCTCGGGCAGCGAGCTGCCGCCCGACGAACCCGGCCCGGTCCCCGCCGGTGTGCCCGAGCTGTGGCTGAACCCGCGCGTGGAGATGACCGCGGGCAAGGCCGCGGCGCAGGTGGGGCACGCGTCGATGCTGCTCGCGCCGCACCTGTCCGACGCCGAGCTGGAGGAGTGGGCGGCGCTGGACCACCGGTGCGCCGTGCGGACGCCGTCGACGGGTGACTGGGACGCCCTCGTGGCACGGCCGGGCGTGGTGCTGGTGCGCGACGCCGGGTACACCGAGGTCGCGCCCGGCACCGCCACGGTGGCCGTGAACCGACGTTTCGACTGA
- the serB gene encoding phosphoserine phosphatase SerB has translation MTKPSATPVLITVTGPDKPGVSSVLFAVLTRHGVEILDVEQVVIRGRLVLGVLVSADHDPEGLQEAVEQAMATVSMHVEVEIGADSKRTARLESSHVIILLGRPVTARSFTEVARRLASLGANIDAIRGVADYPVTGLELRVSVAADTPESDAQLRSALAEVAVRGGLDIAVERAGLTRRAKRLVVFDVDSTLIQGEVIEMLAAHVGVEPQVKEITDAAMRGELDFTESLRRRVALLEGLDESVLDEVAGSLELTPGARTTVRTLKRLGFRCGVVSGGFTRVIQRLVDELGLDFCAANELEIVDGKLTGRVVGDVVDRAGKAVALRRFAGEQGITLAQTVAVGDGANDIDMLGAAGLGIAFNAKPALREVADTALSHPFLDAVLFVLGVTRAEVEAADAADGLELNRL, from the coding sequence GTGACCAAGCCCAGCGCGACGCCCGTCCTGATCACCGTCACCGGCCCGGACAAGCCGGGTGTGTCCTCCGTCCTCTTCGCGGTCCTGACCAGGCACGGGGTGGAGATCCTCGACGTCGAGCAGGTCGTGATCCGCGGCCGGCTGGTGCTCGGCGTGCTCGTCTCCGCCGACCACGACCCGGAGGGGTTGCAGGAGGCCGTCGAGCAGGCCATGGCGACGGTGTCGATGCACGTCGAGGTGGAGATCGGCGCGGACTCGAAGCGCACCGCGCGGCTGGAGTCCAGCCACGTGATCATCCTGCTCGGCCGCCCGGTGACGGCCCGCTCGTTCACCGAGGTGGCGCGGCGGTTGGCGTCGCTCGGCGCGAACATCGACGCGATCCGCGGCGTCGCCGACTACCCCGTCACGGGGCTCGAGCTGCGGGTTTCCGTGGCGGCGGACACGCCGGAGAGCGACGCGCAGCTGCGGTCGGCGCTGGCCGAGGTGGCGGTGCGCGGCGGGCTGGACATCGCGGTGGAACGGGCGGGGCTGACCCGGCGGGCCAAGCGGCTGGTCGTGTTCGACGTGGACTCCACGCTCATCCAGGGCGAGGTGATCGAGATGCTGGCCGCCCACGTCGGGGTGGAGCCGCAGGTCAAGGAGATCACCGACGCGGCGATGCGCGGCGAGCTGGACTTCACCGAGTCGCTGCGGCGGCGGGTGGCGCTGCTGGAGGGCCTGGACGAGTCCGTGCTCGACGAGGTGGCCGGGTCGTTGGAGCTGACGCCGGGCGCGCGGACGACGGTGCGGACGCTCAAGCGGCTCGGGTTCCGCTGCGGCGTGGTCTCCGGCGGGTTCACCCGGGTGATCCAGCGGCTGGTGGACGAGCTGGGCCTGGACTTCTGCGCGGCCAACGAGCTGGAGATCGTGGACGGCAAGCTGACCGGCCGGGTCGTCGGCGACGTGGTGGACCGGGCGGGCAAGGCGGTCGCGCTGCGGCGGTTCGCGGGGGAGCAGGGGATCACGCTGGCGCAGACGGTGGCCGTGGGTGACGGCGCGAACGACATCGACATGCTCGGCGCGGCCGGGCTGGGCATCGCGTTCAACGCCAAGCCCGCGTTGCGGGAGGTGGCGGACACGGCGCTGTCGCACCCGTTCCTGGACGCGGTGCTGTTCGTGCTCGGCGTGACGCGCGCGGAGGTGGAGGCCGCGGACGCGGCGGACGGTCTGGAGCTGAACCGGCTGTGA
- the ctaD gene encoding cytochrome c oxidase subunit I, with product MTAVAPQPIATRPFGTREAVKGSFLLRMFRTTDHKQIGIMYLVTSFAFFMVGGAMAMLMRTELARPGMQFLSQEQFNQLFTMHGTVMLLLYATPIVFGFANFILPLQIGSPDVAFPRLNAFSYWLYLFGGLIVMAGFLTPGGAADFGWFAYTPLSNAIHSPGVGADLWISGLVVGGLGTILGAVNMITTVVCLRAPGMTMFRMPIFTWNILVTSVLVLLAFPILTAALLGLLADRHLGAHVFDPANGGVILWQHLFWFFGHPEVYIVALPFFGIVSEIFPVFSRKPIFGYNGLVYATLGIAALSVAVWAHHMYATGAVLLPFFAFMTFLIAVPTGIKFFNWIGTMWKGQLTFETPMLFSIGFIVTFLFGGLSGILLAAPAIDFHVSDTYFVVAHFHYVLYGTIVFATFAGIYFWFPKITGRMMDEPLGKLHFWTTFLGFHATFLVQHWLGNEGMPRRYADYLPSDGFTTLNTISTIGAYILGASTLPFIWNVFKSYRYGETVKVDDPWGFGNSLEWATSCPPPRHNFTELPRIRSVRPAFELHYPHMIERLHSEAHVTFTGKAIAHEDAKPAPSEVAAAAVQSGTASEDTESDHK from the coding sequence GTGACGGCCGTAGCCCCGCAGCCGATCGCAACGCGGCCCTTCGGGACTCGCGAGGCGGTCAAGGGTTCGTTCCTGCTGCGGATGTTCCGCACCACGGACCACAAGCAGATCGGGATCATGTACCTGGTCACCTCGTTCGCCTTCTTCATGGTGGGCGGCGCGATGGCCATGCTGATGCGGACCGAGCTGGCCCGACCGGGCATGCAGTTCCTGTCGCAGGAGCAGTTCAACCAGCTGTTCACCATGCACGGCACGGTGATGCTGCTGCTCTACGCGACGCCGATCGTGTTCGGTTTCGCCAACTTCATCCTGCCGCTGCAGATCGGTTCGCCGGACGTGGCGTTCCCGCGGCTGAACGCCTTCTCGTACTGGCTGTACCTGTTCGGCGGCCTGATCGTGATGGCGGGCTTCCTCACGCCGGGCGGCGCGGCCGACTTCGGCTGGTTCGCCTACACCCCGCTGTCCAACGCCATCCACTCGCCCGGCGTCGGCGCCGACCTGTGGATCTCCGGCCTGGTCGTCGGTGGTCTCGGCACCATCCTCGGCGCGGTCAACATGATCACCACCGTGGTCTGCCTGCGGGCGCCCGGCATGACCATGTTCCGCATGCCGATCTTCACCTGGAACATCCTGGTGACGTCCGTGCTGGTGCTGCTGGCGTTCCCGATCCTGACCGCCGCGCTGCTGGGCCTGCTGGCCGACCGCCACCTGGGTGCGCACGTGTTCGACCCCGCCAACGGCGGCGTGATCCTGTGGCAGCACCTGTTCTGGTTCTTCGGCCACCCCGAGGTCTACATCGTCGCGCTGCCGTTCTTCGGCATCGTGTCGGAGATCTTCCCGGTGTTCAGCCGCAAGCCGATCTTCGGCTACAACGGCCTGGTCTACGCGACGCTGGGCATCGCGGCGCTGTCCGTGGCCGTGTGGGCGCACCACATGTACGCCACCGGCGCGGTGCTGCTGCCGTTCTTCGCGTTCATGACGTTCCTGATCGCCGTGCCGACCGGCATCAAGTTCTTCAACTGGATCGGCACGATGTGGAAGGGGCAGCTGACGTTCGAGACCCCGATGCTGTTCAGCATCGGCTTCATCGTCACGTTCCTCTTCGGCGGTCTGTCCGGCATCCTGCTGGCCGCGCCGGCGATCGACTTCCACGTGTCGGACACGTACTTCGTCGTCGCGCACTTCCACTACGTGCTGTACGGCACGATCGTGTTCGCCACCTTCGCGGGCATCTACTTCTGGTTCCCGAAGATCACCGGCCGGATGATGGACGAGCCGCTGGGCAAGCTCCACTTCTGGACCACGTTCCTCGGCTTCCACGCCACGTTCCTGGTGCAGCACTGGCTGGGCAACGAGGGCATGCCGCGCCGGTACGCGGACTACCTGCCCAGCGACGGCTTCACCACGCTGAACACGATCTCCACGATCGGCGCGTACATCCTGGGCGCGTCCACGCTGCCGTTCATCTGGAACGTGTTCAAGAGCTACCGCTACGGCGAGACCGTGAAGGTCGACGACCCGTGGGGCTTCGGCAACTCGCTGGAGTGGGCGACCTCCTGCCCGCCGCCGCGGCACAACTTCACCGAGCTGCCGCGCATCCGCTCGGTGCGCCCGGCGTTCGAGCTGCACTACCCGCACATGATCGAGCGGCTGCACAGCGAGGCGCACGTGACGTTCACCGGCAAGGCGATCGCGCACGAGGACGCCAAGCCCGCGCCGTCCGAGGTGGCCGCCGCGGCTGTGCAATCGGGCACAGCGTCGGAGGACACCGAGAGCGACCACAAGTAA
- a CDS encoding response regulator transcription factor → MRGVPGLVLVVEDERAIADLICLYLRRDGFGAHVEADGHAALAAVRRLRPVAVLLDVGLPGMDGVEVCRALRAAGDWTPVLFVTARDDEVDRVLGLELGADDYVTKPFSPRELVARVRTVLRRGTPQVSAVRVVGDVKLDGDRRRVWAGADEVALTSTEFDLLAHLMRHPGRVFAREQLLSAVWGYAAAAGTRTVDVHVAQLRAKLGGRSPIRTVRGVGYSVEAS, encoded by the coding sequence ATGCGCGGCGTGCCGGGACTCGTGCTGGTCGTGGAGGACGAACGGGCCATCGCCGACCTGATCTGCCTGTACCTGCGCCGGGACGGGTTCGGGGCGCACGTGGAGGCTGACGGGCACGCGGCGCTGGCCGCGGTGCGGCGGTTGCGGCCGGTGGCCGTGCTGCTGGACGTCGGCCTGCCCGGCATGGACGGGGTCGAGGTGTGCCGGGCGTTGCGGGCGGCGGGTGACTGGACGCCCGTGCTGTTCGTGACGGCGCGGGACGACGAGGTGGACCGGGTGCTCGGGCTGGAGCTGGGCGCGGACGACTACGTGACCAAGCCGTTCAGCCCGCGGGAGCTGGTGGCCCGGGTGCGCACGGTCCTGCGCCGGGGGACGCCGCAGGTCAGCGCGGTGCGCGTGGTCGGGGACGTGAAGCTGGACGGCGACCGGCGGCGGGTGTGGGCCGGTGCGGACGAGGTGGCGCTGACGTCGACGGAGTTCGACCTGCTGGCGCACCTGATGCGGCACCCCGGGCGGGTGTTCGCGCGGGAGCAGCTGTTGAGCGCGGTGTGGGGATACGCGGCGGCGGCGGGCACGCGGACGGTGGACGTGCACGTGGCGCAGTTGCGGGCGAAGCTCGGCGGGCGCAGTCCGATCAGGACCGTGCGCGGGGTCGGCTACTCGGTCGAGGCGTCGTGA